From the genome of Fusobacterium sp., one region includes:
- a CDS encoding type II CAAX endopeptidase family protein, with protein sequence MKKEWGIKDIFIAFLGIGLLFGALILSVAIRDSESLVFRYPIEVRNILMGILYIGFVICGLLVVCEGLLKINFRDCRILPIKVKTIWIILAFIMPLLVSGILLCFPGEWLNIEFSTANVITTLSFTLMFFGVGAPIVEEMIFRGMMLTVFEKKWNKGAAIVLTSVLFGVIHLIGQKMGLRDFLIMTLSVSLIGAILAIVTFITESIWSSVVIHMVWNIIIMGQIISIGGVRPLYSRYNYTFNSDSFLLTGGAFGIEASLPVIIINIIFLIIVWKLWKKEDNKFS encoded by the coding sequence ATGAAAAAAGAGTGGGGAATAAAAGATATATTCATTGCATTTTTAGGAATAGGTTTATTATTTGGTGCACTTATTTTATCAGTTGCAATAAGAGATAGTGAATCTCTTGTATTTAGATATCCAATAGAAGTGAGAAATATACTTATGGGAATATTGTATATAGGTTTTGTTATTTGTGGTTTATTGGTTGTTTGTGAAGGGTTATTAAAAATTAATTTTAGAGATTGTCGAATATTACCAATAAAAGTAAAAACTATATGGATAATTCTTGCTTTTATTATGCCATTACTTGTAAGTGGTATATTACTATGTTTTCCTGGGGAATGGTTAAATATAGAGTTTAGCACAGCTAATGTAATAACTACTCTATCATTTACATTGATGTTCTTTGGAGTAGGAGCACCTATAGTTGAAGAAATGATATTTAGAGGAATGATGCTTACAGTTTTTGAAAAAAAATGGAATAAAGGAGCAGCAATAGTTTTAACTTCAGTTTTATTTGGTGTAATACATCTTATTGGGCAAAAAATGGGATTAAGAGATTTTCTTATTATGACATTATCAGTAAGTTTAATAGGAGCAATTTTAGCAATAGTTACATTTATAACAGAAAGTATATGGTCAAGTGTGGTTATACACATGGTGTGGAATATAATAATTATGGGGCAAATAATTAGTATAGGAGGAGTTAGACCATTATACAGCAGATATAATTATACTTTCAATTCTGATTCATTTTTACTTACAGGAGGTGCTTTTGGAATAGAAGCATCTCTACCAGTTATAATAATAAATATAATATTTTTAATCATAGTATGGAAGTTATGGAAAAAAGAAGATAATAAATTTTCATAG